A single Carassius carassius chromosome 3, fCarCar2.1, whole genome shotgun sequence DNA region contains:
- the nhsl2 gene encoding NHS-like protein 2 isoform X4, producing the protein MFWDRKHGAMGNSQRRAKGRHKTKGATAATNLDSESKRTAHFQSSWQQHVNVFGSWSRPECVQELHQEAQLNLQSLLQDFEEQLYDNRVTGQTFRHPSSQSSEDTSTTLSRSPSSLNNKKTEFVFVPANKQVCEDETTTLGVRAQDPTPCDSEKSLLGWNASLSPPVAEKPRWYLGRHTPAHLVPIEITGQCFDKHSAQRSELRAPFRTDSAVNPKTVRRPRSVIAGPDVTLHCQGDSKILAVDLIQGACSPGSSQPRSLEPTTENTGQQHIPLRKTQSDLEYSVPPSPKTPSGMMDHATLMYPSPSWNGPKGSTFSPSWNDSYNYALVTSPASKQPVSKTGMLTPGGEGGGLICPSQTSSGLSMSSGSHSSSFASISEPCGHRMYTVSTQGGGIPVGKRNYTEGATSTAGMGNNKSDQEKRSVRSNVFRFRERSLSTPTDSGSFCSADNICSPGEAVPVVPEGENYALLYPSNSSEDSTSTDNVSVTTGSDFLPDGRLRSRSRSISLKKSKKKPPPPVRSVSLMKNLSEVGGMGSYHSEEHFRDGRPKSLFIPRDHHIQDSFQPEFLIVKPEDDTDQAHSSLETSSDISQPPDRDTELGFPPHWQLNEWKSNNDPYRSLSGSSTATGTTVIECMKVQGSSESLNSPSTSRATSPSLLSIEAETKVYPFKLPCLMSPSSGYSSQSETPTPTISNTLITGPSPVGCKMRPKIPERKSSLPASAKDKSRSRLSFELPANSQLDLSSVKPKQKASRRHSDTSTANKPGKLSPSQSSLPMVTTTDLRNIRLRSVSRSELEDSPDGSSDIIEEEQSRDLSPPITPSNTKQSKPPVATKPPLPKRPINLMLKSPSSSPLAPESPPSSPVDRPMPVGNIYMVVRKPKPKRPAQSSLSTPAIAPKEPLHYHVPHLPEFDLEHGIPIEEDLPSPSSPEREDKSKTLPSRMTISCLVELDKRKPKVPPPVPKKPNVLLLPSPSIQTNGGAERQTLLSDSISQSPTGPSASDIEGDLLKDEDQDDLARDHANLKNSESCETFGNQENDVVAEEDSSKDSDSLQITEREAPPTETVTETYAESEILEENNSESDKTELHITEETDDDVFVHTATAHTTEDLFTIIHRSKRKVLGRKEPTDSFGSRQCLVSPVKSSSTDLRTLGLSTTPRASSRNENFMALLQKRSSKASSGTRVSAMELLKSTNPLARRVTEFSQSQPDGSATNTPKPAPQDQ; encoded by the exons ccGCCACCAACTTGGACTCGGAGAGCAAACGAACGGCCCACTTCCAATCGTCATGGCAACAGCATGTGAATGTGTTCGGCTCGTGGAGTAGGCCGGAGTGTGTGCAGGAACTGCACCAGGAGGCTCAGCTGAACCTACAGAGTCTGCTGCAAG ATTTTGAGGAGCAGTTGTATGATAACAGAGTGACAGGACAGACATTCAGACACCCTTCCTCTCAGAGCTCAGAGGACACGTCAACCACCCTCAGCCGATCCCCTTCCTCACTCAACAACAAGAAGACAGAGTTCGTCTTTGTG cctGCAAATAAGCAGGTCTGTGAGGATGAGACCACAACATTAGGGGTCCGGGCACAGGACCCAACCCCCTGTGATTCAGAGAAGTCACTTCTAGGCTGGAATGCATCACTGAGTCCACCTGTTGCAGAGAAACCTCGCTGGTACCTGGGCCGACATACTCCAGCTCACCTTGTGCCCATTGAGATCACAG GCCAGTGCTTTGATAAGCACTCCGCACAGCGCAGCGAACTGCGGGCTCCCTTTAGAACTGATTCAGCGGTCAACCCAAAGACCGTTCGCCGCCCGAGGAGTGTGATTGCAGGCCCCGATGTCACGCTGCACTGCCAAG GTGACAGCAAAATTCTTGCTGTTGATCTAATACAAGGGGCCTGTTCCCCTGGATCCTCTCAACCCAGATCTTTGGAGCCAACTACAGAGAACACAGGCCAACAGCATATTCCCCTTCGGAAGACCCAGAGTGACCTGGAGTACAGTGTCCCCCCATCTCCAAAGACCCCATCAGGCATGATGGATCATGCCACTCTGATGTACCCAAGCCCCTCCTGGAATGGCCCAAAAGGTTCTACCTTTTCTCCTTCCTGGAATGACTCTTACAACTATGCCTTGGTTACCAGCCCTGCTTCCAAGCAACCAGTATCTAAAACTGGAATGCTAACACCTGGAGGTGAAGGAGGTGGTCTTATCTGTCCATCCCAGACCAGTTCCGGCCTCTCCATGAGCTCAGGGTCACATTCCAGCTCTTTCGCCTCCATCTCGGAACCATGTGGACACCGGATGTATACAGTGTCTACACAGGGGGGTGGCATTCCTGTAGGAAAACGGAATTACACTGAGGGGGCAACTTCCACTGCAGGCATGGGAAATAACAAAAGTGATCAGGAGAAGAGGTCAGTGCGGTCCAATGTCTTCAGGTTCCGTGAACGTTCACTTTCAACACCAACAGACTCTGGATCATTTTGCTCAGCAGATAATATATGTTCTCCAGGTGAAGCTGTCCCTGTTGTTCCAGAGGGTGAGAATTATGCCCTGTTATATCCGAGCAACAGCTCAGAGGATAGCACGAGCACTGATAATGTTTCTGTGACCACAGGTTCAGACTTTCTTCCAGATGGTCGCCTAAGGTCACGCTCACGGAGTATCTCACTTAAGAAATCTAAGAAAAAGCCACCACCTCCAGTACGTAGTGTATCCCTGATGAAAAACCTATCAGAGGTTGGAGGAATGGGCTCCTACCACAGTGAAGAGCACTTCAGAGATGGTAGACCCAAAAGTCTCTTTATCCCTCGGGATCATCATATTCAAGATTCATTCCAGCCAGAGTTCCTAATTGTCAAGCCTGAGGATGACACAGATCAGGCCCACAGTAGCTTGGAGACATCTTCTGATATTTCTCAGCCTCCTGACAGGGATACAGAGCTTGGGTTTCCTCCTCACTGGCAGCTTAACGAGTGGAAGTCCAACAATGATCCCTACCGCTCACTGTCAGGTTCAAGCACAGCCACAGGTACCACAGTTATTGAGTGCATGAAGGTGCAAGGTAGCTCAGAATCCCTAAATTCACCCTCAACCTCACGAGCTACATCTCCATCCCTGCTCTCCATTGAAGCTGAAACCAAGGTATACCCCTTCAAGCTCCCATGCCTCATGTCCCCATCCAGTGGCTACTCAAGCCAGTCTGAAACTCCAACCCCAACTATATCAAACACCCTCATCACTGGACCTTCTCCAGTTGGCTGCAAGATGCGCCCAAAGATTCCAGAACGTAAATCTTCCCTCCCAGCTTCTGCAAAGGATAAATCACGTTCACGTCTTTCATTTGAACTACCTGCAAACTCTCAACTGGATCTGTCCTCTGTCAAACCCAAGCAGAAAGCCAGCCGACGCCACTCTGACACATCTACAGCCAACAAACCAGGTAAACTGAGCCCTAGTCAGTCTTCACTGCCTATGGTTACAACAACAGACTTGCGAAACATCCGACTTCGTTCAGTAAGCCGCTCAGAACTTGAGGACAGTCCTGATGGCTCTTCTGACATTATAGAGGAAGAGCAAAGTCGAGATCTCAGCCCTCCTATTACTCCTTCTAACACAAAACAGTCAAAGCCACCTGTTGCAACGAAGCCACCTCTACCTAAACGACCCATTAACTTGATGCTTAAATCTCCCTCATCCTCCCCTCTGGCACCTGAATCTCCTCCATCTTCCCCTGTGGACCGACCCATGCCTGTGGGTAACATCTATATGGTTGTAAGAAAGCCCAAACCTAAGAGACCAGCTCAGTCATCACTCAGCACACCTGCAATAGCCCCAAAAGAGCCACTCCATTACCATGTACCTCATCTCCCTGAGTTTGATCTGGAGCATGGAATTCCTATTGAAGAAGATCTACCGTCCCCAAGTAGCCCAGAGAGAGAGGACAAAAGTAAGACTCTTCCAAGTAGAATGACGATATCCTGTTTAGTGGAATTAGACAAAAGGAAGCCCAAGGTGCCTCCTCCGGTGCCAAAAAAACCCAATGTCCTTCTTTTGCCCTCTCCAAGCATCCAGACCAATGGTGGGGCAGAAAGGCAAACTCTACTCTCCGACAGCATCTCCCAGTCACCTACAGGTCCATCAGCATCTGACATTGAGGGTGATTTGCTTAAAGATGAAGATCAAGATGATCTTGCAAGGGATCATGCAAACCTTAAAAATTCAGAAAGTTGTGAGACCTTTGGAAATCAAGAGAATGATGTGGTAGCTGAAGAGGACAGTTCAAAAGATTCAGATTCTCTTCAAATTACAGAGAGAGAGGCACCTCCAACAGAGACAGTAACAG AAACTTATGCAGAATCAGAAATACTGGAAGAGAACAACTCTGAATCTGACAAGACTGAACTACACATAACAGAGGAAACAGACGATGATGTTTTTGTCCACACAGCCACAGCTCACACCACGGAGGACCTCTTTACCATCATACACAG GTCAAAGAGGAAAGTTCTTGGTCGCAAGGAACCAACAGATTCTTTTGGAAGCAGGCAGTGTCTGGTCTCACCTGTGAAAAGCAGTAGCACAGACCTCCGAACTCTGGGCCTCAGCACCACTCCTAGGGCAAGCTCACGAAATGAGAACTTTATGGCTCTTCTCCAGAAGAGAAGCAGCAAAGCCAGCAGCGGGACCAGAGTTTCTGCCATGGAGTTGCTGAAGAGCACAAACCCCTTGGCACGACGAGTTACTGAGTTCTCTCAGTCACAGCCAGATGGGAGTGCAACAAACACACCAAAACCAGCTCCACAGGACCAGTGA
- the nhsl2 gene encoding NHS-like protein 2 isoform X3 has product MRWRRRRSLGQGGQGEARGSEAVFTMPFFRAATNLDSESKRTAHFQSSWQQHVNVFGSWSRPECVQELHQEAQLNLQSLLQDFEEQLYDNRVTGQTFRHPSSQSSEDTSTTLSRSPSSLNNKKTEFVFVPANKQVCEDETTTLGVRAQDPTPCDSEKSLLGWNASLSPPVAEKPRWYLGRHTPAHLVPIEITGQCFDKHSAQRSELRAPFRTDSAVNPKTVRRPRSVIAGPDVTLHCQGDSKILAVDLIQGACSPGSSQPRSLEPTTENTGQQHIPLRKTQSDLEYSVPPSPKTPSGMMDHATLMYPSPSWNGPKGSTFSPSWNDSYNYALVTSPASKQPVSKTGMLTPGGEGGGLICPSQTSSGLSMSSGSHSSSFASISEPCGHRMYTVSTQGGGIPVGKRNYTEGATSTAGMGNNKSDQEKRSVRSNVFRFRERSLSTPTDSGSFCSADNICSPGEAVPVVPEGENYALLYPSNSSEDSTSTDNVSVTTGSDFLPDGRLRSRSRSISLKKSKKKPPPPVRSVSLMKNLSEVGGMGSYHSEEHFRDGRPKSLFIPRDHHIQDSFQPEFLIVKPEDDTDQAHSSLETSSDISQPPDRDTELGFPPHWQLNEWKSNNDPYRSLSGSSTATGTTVIECMKVQGSSESLNSPSTSRATSPSLLSIEAETKVYPFKLPCLMSPSSGYSSQSETPTPTISNTLITGPSPVGCKMRPKIPERKSSLPASAKDKSRSRLSFELPANSQLDLSSVKPKQKASRRHSDTSTANKPGKLSPSQSSLPMVTTTDLRNIRLRSVSRSELEDSPDGSSDIIEEEQSRDLSPPITPSNTKQSKPPVATKPPLPKRPINLMLKSPSSSPLAPESPPSSPVDRPMPVGNIYMVVRKPKPKRPAQSSLSTPAIAPKEPLHYHVPHLPEFDLEHGIPIEEDLPSPSSPEREDKSKTLPSRMTISCLVELDKRKPKVPPPVPKKPNVLLLPSPSIQTNGGAERQTLLSDSISQSPTGPSASDIEGDLLKDEDQDDLARDHANLKNSESCETFGNQENDVVAEEDSSKDSDSLQITEREAPPTETVTETYAESEILEENNSESDKTELHITEETDDDVFVHTATAHTTEDLFTIIHRSKRKVLGRKEPTDSFGSRQCLVSPVKSSSTDLRTLGLSTTPRASSRNENFMALLQKRSSKASSGTRVSAMELLKSTNPLARRVTEFSQSQPDGSATNTPKPAPQDQ; this is encoded by the exons ccGCCACCAACTTGGACTCGGAGAGCAAACGAACGGCCCACTTCCAATCGTCATGGCAACAGCATGTGAATGTGTTCGGCTCGTGGAGTAGGCCGGAGTGTGTGCAGGAACTGCACCAGGAGGCTCAGCTGAACCTACAGAGTCTGCTGCAAG ATTTTGAGGAGCAGTTGTATGATAACAGAGTGACAGGACAGACATTCAGACACCCTTCCTCTCAGAGCTCAGAGGACACGTCAACCACCCTCAGCCGATCCCCTTCCTCACTCAACAACAAGAAGACAGAGTTCGTCTTTGTG cctGCAAATAAGCAGGTCTGTGAGGATGAGACCACAACATTAGGGGTCCGGGCACAGGACCCAACCCCCTGTGATTCAGAGAAGTCACTTCTAGGCTGGAATGCATCACTGAGTCCACCTGTTGCAGAGAAACCTCGCTGGTACCTGGGCCGACATACTCCAGCTCACCTTGTGCCCATTGAGATCACAG GCCAGTGCTTTGATAAGCACTCCGCACAGCGCAGCGAACTGCGGGCTCCCTTTAGAACTGATTCAGCGGTCAACCCAAAGACCGTTCGCCGCCCGAGGAGTGTGATTGCAGGCCCCGATGTCACGCTGCACTGCCAAG GTGACAGCAAAATTCTTGCTGTTGATCTAATACAAGGGGCCTGTTCCCCTGGATCCTCTCAACCCAGATCTTTGGAGCCAACTACAGAGAACACAGGCCAACAGCATATTCCCCTTCGGAAGACCCAGAGTGACCTGGAGTACAGTGTCCCCCCATCTCCAAAGACCCCATCAGGCATGATGGATCATGCCACTCTGATGTACCCAAGCCCCTCCTGGAATGGCCCAAAAGGTTCTACCTTTTCTCCTTCCTGGAATGACTCTTACAACTATGCCTTGGTTACCAGCCCTGCTTCCAAGCAACCAGTATCTAAAACTGGAATGCTAACACCTGGAGGTGAAGGAGGTGGTCTTATCTGTCCATCCCAGACCAGTTCCGGCCTCTCCATGAGCTCAGGGTCACATTCCAGCTCTTTCGCCTCCATCTCGGAACCATGTGGACACCGGATGTATACAGTGTCTACACAGGGGGGTGGCATTCCTGTAGGAAAACGGAATTACACTGAGGGGGCAACTTCCACTGCAGGCATGGGAAATAACAAAAGTGATCAGGAGAAGAGGTCAGTGCGGTCCAATGTCTTCAGGTTCCGTGAACGTTCACTTTCAACACCAACAGACTCTGGATCATTTTGCTCAGCAGATAATATATGTTCTCCAGGTGAAGCTGTCCCTGTTGTTCCAGAGGGTGAGAATTATGCCCTGTTATATCCGAGCAACAGCTCAGAGGATAGCACGAGCACTGATAATGTTTCTGTGACCACAGGTTCAGACTTTCTTCCAGATGGTCGCCTAAGGTCACGCTCACGGAGTATCTCACTTAAGAAATCTAAGAAAAAGCCACCACCTCCAGTACGTAGTGTATCCCTGATGAAAAACCTATCAGAGGTTGGAGGAATGGGCTCCTACCACAGTGAAGAGCACTTCAGAGATGGTAGACCCAAAAGTCTCTTTATCCCTCGGGATCATCATATTCAAGATTCATTCCAGCCAGAGTTCCTAATTGTCAAGCCTGAGGATGACACAGATCAGGCCCACAGTAGCTTGGAGACATCTTCTGATATTTCTCAGCCTCCTGACAGGGATACAGAGCTTGGGTTTCCTCCTCACTGGCAGCTTAACGAGTGGAAGTCCAACAATGATCCCTACCGCTCACTGTCAGGTTCAAGCACAGCCACAGGTACCACAGTTATTGAGTGCATGAAGGTGCAAGGTAGCTCAGAATCCCTAAATTCACCCTCAACCTCACGAGCTACATCTCCATCCCTGCTCTCCATTGAAGCTGAAACCAAGGTATACCCCTTCAAGCTCCCATGCCTCATGTCCCCATCCAGTGGCTACTCAAGCCAGTCTGAAACTCCAACCCCAACTATATCAAACACCCTCATCACTGGACCTTCTCCAGTTGGCTGCAAGATGCGCCCAAAGATTCCAGAACGTAAATCTTCCCTCCCAGCTTCTGCAAAGGATAAATCACGTTCACGTCTTTCATTTGAACTACCTGCAAACTCTCAACTGGATCTGTCCTCTGTCAAACCCAAGCAGAAAGCCAGCCGACGCCACTCTGACACATCTACAGCCAACAAACCAGGTAAACTGAGCCCTAGTCAGTCTTCACTGCCTATGGTTACAACAACAGACTTGCGAAACATCCGACTTCGTTCAGTAAGCCGCTCAGAACTTGAGGACAGTCCTGATGGCTCTTCTGACATTATAGAGGAAGAGCAAAGTCGAGATCTCAGCCCTCCTATTACTCCTTCTAACACAAAACAGTCAAAGCCACCTGTTGCAACGAAGCCACCTCTACCTAAACGACCCATTAACTTGATGCTTAAATCTCCCTCATCCTCCCCTCTGGCACCTGAATCTCCTCCATCTTCCCCTGTGGACCGACCCATGCCTGTGGGTAACATCTATATGGTTGTAAGAAAGCCCAAACCTAAGAGACCAGCTCAGTCATCACTCAGCACACCTGCAATAGCCCCAAAAGAGCCACTCCATTACCATGTACCTCATCTCCCTGAGTTTGATCTGGAGCATGGAATTCCTATTGAAGAAGATCTACCGTCCCCAAGTAGCCCAGAGAGAGAGGACAAAAGTAAGACTCTTCCAAGTAGAATGACGATATCCTGTTTAGTGGAATTAGACAAAAGGAAGCCCAAGGTGCCTCCTCCGGTGCCAAAAAAACCCAATGTCCTTCTTTTGCCCTCTCCAAGCATCCAGACCAATGGTGGGGCAGAAAGGCAAACTCTACTCTCCGACAGCATCTCCCAGTCACCTACAGGTCCATCAGCATCTGACATTGAGGGTGATTTGCTTAAAGATGAAGATCAAGATGATCTTGCAAGGGATCATGCAAACCTTAAAAATTCAGAAAGTTGTGAGACCTTTGGAAATCAAGAGAATGATGTGGTAGCTGAAGAGGACAGTTCAAAAGATTCAGATTCTCTTCAAATTACAGAGAGAGAGGCACCTCCAACAGAGACAGTAACAG AAACTTATGCAGAATCAGAAATACTGGAAGAGAACAACTCTGAATCTGACAAGACTGAACTACACATAACAGAGGAAACAGACGATGATGTTTTTGTCCACACAGCCACAGCTCACACCACGGAGGACCTCTTTACCATCATACACAG GTCAAAGAGGAAAGTTCTTGGTCGCAAGGAACCAACAGATTCTTTTGGAAGCAGGCAGTGTCTGGTCTCACCTGTGAAAAGCAGTAGCACAGACCTCCGAACTCTGGGCCTCAGCACCACTCCTAGGGCAAGCTCACGAAATGAGAACTTTATGGCTCTTCTCCAGAAGAGAAGCAGCAAAGCCAGCAGCGGGACCAGAGTTTCTGCCATGGAGTTGCTGAAGAGCACAAACCCCTTGGCACGACGAGTTACTGAGTTCTCTCAGTCACAGCCAGATGGGAGTGCAACAAACACACCAAAACCAGCTCCACAGGACCAGTGA
- the nhsl2 gene encoding NHS-like protein 2 isoform X5, with translation MERLDVFRGKTAATNLDSESKRTAHFQSSWQQHVNVFGSWSRPECVQELHQEAQLNLQSLLQDFEEQLYDNRVTGQTFRHPSSQSSEDTSTTLSRSPSSLNNKKTEFVFVPANKQVCEDETTTLGVRAQDPTPCDSEKSLLGWNASLSPPVAEKPRWYLGRHTPAHLVPIEITGQCFDKHSAQRSELRAPFRTDSAVNPKTVRRPRSVIAGPDVTLHCQGDSKILAVDLIQGACSPGSSQPRSLEPTTENTGQQHIPLRKTQSDLEYSVPPSPKTPSGMMDHATLMYPSPSWNGPKGSTFSPSWNDSYNYALVTSPASKQPVSKTGMLTPGGEGGGLICPSQTSSGLSMSSGSHSSSFASISEPCGHRMYTVSTQGGGIPVGKRNYTEGATSTAGMGNNKSDQEKRSVRSNVFRFRERSLSTPTDSGSFCSADNICSPGEAVPVVPEGENYALLYPSNSSEDSTSTDNVSVTTGSDFLPDGRLRSRSRSISLKKSKKKPPPPVRSVSLMKNLSEVGGMGSYHSEEHFRDGRPKSLFIPRDHHIQDSFQPEFLIVKPEDDTDQAHSSLETSSDISQPPDRDTELGFPPHWQLNEWKSNNDPYRSLSGSSTATGTTVIECMKVQGSSESLNSPSTSRATSPSLLSIEAETKVYPFKLPCLMSPSSGYSSQSETPTPTISNTLITGPSPVGCKMRPKIPERKSSLPASAKDKSRSRLSFELPANSQLDLSSVKPKQKASRRHSDTSTANKPGKLSPSQSSLPMVTTTDLRNIRLRSVSRSELEDSPDGSSDIIEEEQSRDLSPPITPSNTKQSKPPVATKPPLPKRPINLMLKSPSSSPLAPESPPSSPVDRPMPVGNIYMVVRKPKPKRPAQSSLSTPAIAPKEPLHYHVPHLPEFDLEHGIPIEEDLPSPSSPEREDKSKTLPSRMTISCLVELDKRKPKVPPPVPKKPNVLLLPSPSIQTNGGAERQTLLSDSISQSPTGPSASDIEGDLLKDEDQDDLARDHANLKNSESCETFGNQENDVVAEEDSSKDSDSLQITEREAPPTETVTETYAESEILEENNSESDKTELHITEETDDDVFVHTATAHTTEDLFTIIHRSKRKVLGRKEPTDSFGSRQCLVSPVKSSSTDLRTLGLSTTPRASSRNENFMALLQKRSSKASSGTRVSAMELLKSTNPLARRVTEFSQSQPDGSATNTPKPAPQDQ, from the exons ccGCCACCAACTTGGACTCGGAGAGCAAACGAACGGCCCACTTCCAATCGTCATGGCAACAGCATGTGAATGTGTTCGGCTCGTGGAGTAGGCCGGAGTGTGTGCAGGAACTGCACCAGGAGGCTCAGCTGAACCTACAGAGTCTGCTGCAAG ATTTTGAGGAGCAGTTGTATGATAACAGAGTGACAGGACAGACATTCAGACACCCTTCCTCTCAGAGCTCAGAGGACACGTCAACCACCCTCAGCCGATCCCCTTCCTCACTCAACAACAAGAAGACAGAGTTCGTCTTTGTG cctGCAAATAAGCAGGTCTGTGAGGATGAGACCACAACATTAGGGGTCCGGGCACAGGACCCAACCCCCTGTGATTCAGAGAAGTCACTTCTAGGCTGGAATGCATCACTGAGTCCACCTGTTGCAGAGAAACCTCGCTGGTACCTGGGCCGACATACTCCAGCTCACCTTGTGCCCATTGAGATCACAG GCCAGTGCTTTGATAAGCACTCCGCACAGCGCAGCGAACTGCGGGCTCCCTTTAGAACTGATTCAGCGGTCAACCCAAAGACCGTTCGCCGCCCGAGGAGTGTGATTGCAGGCCCCGATGTCACGCTGCACTGCCAAG GTGACAGCAAAATTCTTGCTGTTGATCTAATACAAGGGGCCTGTTCCCCTGGATCCTCTCAACCCAGATCTTTGGAGCCAACTACAGAGAACACAGGCCAACAGCATATTCCCCTTCGGAAGACCCAGAGTGACCTGGAGTACAGTGTCCCCCCATCTCCAAAGACCCCATCAGGCATGATGGATCATGCCACTCTGATGTACCCAAGCCCCTCCTGGAATGGCCCAAAAGGTTCTACCTTTTCTCCTTCCTGGAATGACTCTTACAACTATGCCTTGGTTACCAGCCCTGCTTCCAAGCAACCAGTATCTAAAACTGGAATGCTAACACCTGGAGGTGAAGGAGGTGGTCTTATCTGTCCATCCCAGACCAGTTCCGGCCTCTCCATGAGCTCAGGGTCACATTCCAGCTCTTTCGCCTCCATCTCGGAACCATGTGGACACCGGATGTATACAGTGTCTACACAGGGGGGTGGCATTCCTGTAGGAAAACGGAATTACACTGAGGGGGCAACTTCCACTGCAGGCATGGGAAATAACAAAAGTGATCAGGAGAAGAGGTCAGTGCGGTCCAATGTCTTCAGGTTCCGTGAACGTTCACTTTCAACACCAACAGACTCTGGATCATTTTGCTCAGCAGATAATATATGTTCTCCAGGTGAAGCTGTCCCTGTTGTTCCAGAGGGTGAGAATTATGCCCTGTTATATCCGAGCAACAGCTCAGAGGATAGCACGAGCACTGATAATGTTTCTGTGACCACAGGTTCAGACTTTCTTCCAGATGGTCGCCTAAGGTCACGCTCACGGAGTATCTCACTTAAGAAATCTAAGAAAAAGCCACCACCTCCAGTACGTAGTGTATCCCTGATGAAAAACCTATCAGAGGTTGGAGGAATGGGCTCCTACCACAGTGAAGAGCACTTCAGAGATGGTAGACCCAAAAGTCTCTTTATCCCTCGGGATCATCATATTCAAGATTCATTCCAGCCAGAGTTCCTAATTGTCAAGCCTGAGGATGACACAGATCAGGCCCACAGTAGCTTGGAGACATCTTCTGATATTTCTCAGCCTCCTGACAGGGATACAGAGCTTGGGTTTCCTCCTCACTGGCAGCTTAACGAGTGGAAGTCCAACAATGATCCCTACCGCTCACTGTCAGGTTCAAGCACAGCCACAGGTACCACAGTTATTGAGTGCATGAAGGTGCAAGGTAGCTCAGAATCCCTAAATTCACCCTCAACCTCACGAGCTACATCTCCATCCCTGCTCTCCATTGAAGCTGAAACCAAGGTATACCCCTTCAAGCTCCCATGCCTCATGTCCCCATCCAGTGGCTACTCAAGCCAGTCTGAAACTCCAACCCCAACTATATCAAACACCCTCATCACTGGACCTTCTCCAGTTGGCTGCAAGATGCGCCCAAAGATTCCAGAACGTAAATCTTCCCTCCCAGCTTCTGCAAAGGATAAATCACGTTCACGTCTTTCATTTGAACTACCTGCAAACTCTCAACTGGATCTGTCCTCTGTCAAACCCAAGCAGAAAGCCAGCCGACGCCACTCTGACACATCTACAGCCAACAAACCAGGTAAACTGAGCCCTAGTCAGTCTTCACTGCCTATGGTTACAACAACAGACTTGCGAAACATCCGACTTCGTTCAGTAAGCCGCTCAGAACTTGAGGACAGTCCTGATGGCTCTTCTGACATTATAGAGGAAGAGCAAAGTCGAGATCTCAGCCCTCCTATTACTCCTTCTAACACAAAACAGTCAAAGCCACCTGTTGCAACGAAGCCACCTCTACCTAAACGACCCATTAACTTGATGCTTAAATCTCCCTCATCCTCCCCTCTGGCACCTGAATCTCCTCCATCTTCCCCTGTGGACCGACCCATGCCTGTGGGTAACATCTATATGGTTGTAAGAAAGCCCAAACCTAAGAGACCAGCTCAGTCATCACTCAGCACACCTGCAATAGCCCCAAAAGAGCCACTCCATTACCATGTACCTCATCTCCCTGAGTTTGATCTGGAGCATGGAATTCCTATTGAAGAAGATCTACCGTCCCCAAGTAGCCCAGAGAGAGAGGACAAAAGTAAGACTCTTCCAAGTAGAATGACGATATCCTGTTTAGTGGAATTAGACAAAAGGAAGCCCAAGGTGCCTCCTCCGGTGCCAAAAAAACCCAATGTCCTTCTTTTGCCCTCTCCAAGCATCCAGACCAATGGTGGGGCAGAAAGGCAAACTCTACTCTCCGACAGCATCTCCCAGTCACCTACAGGTCCATCAGCATCTGACATTGAGGGTGATTTGCTTAAAGATGAAGATCAAGATGATCTTGCAAGGGATCATGCAAACCTTAAAAATTCAGAAAGTTGTGAGACCTTTGGAAATCAAGAGAATGATGTGGTAGCTGAAGAGGACAGTTCAAAAGATTCAGATTCTCTTCAAATTACAGAGAGAGAGGCACCTCCAACAGAGACAGTAACAG AAACTTATGCAGAATCAGAAATACTGGAAGAGAACAACTCTGAATCTGACAAGACTGAACTACACATAACAGAGGAAACAGACGATGATGTTTTTGTCCACACAGCCACAGCTCACACCACGGAGGACCTCTTTACCATCATACACAG GTCAAAGAGGAAAGTTCTTGGTCGCAAGGAACCAACAGATTCTTTTGGAAGCAGGCAGTGTCTGGTCTCACCTGTGAAAAGCAGTAGCACAGACCTCCGAACTCTGGGCCTCAGCACCACTCCTAGGGCAAGCTCACGAAATGAGAACTTTATGGCTCTTCTCCAGAAGAGAAGCAGCAAAGCCAGCAGCGGGACCAGAGTTTCTGCCATGGAGTTGCTGAAGAGCACAAACCCCTTGGCACGACGAGTTACTGAGTTCTCTCAGTCACAGCCAGATGGGAGTGCAACAAACACACCAAAACCAGCTCCACAGGACCAGTGA